The following proteins are encoded in a genomic region of Triticum dicoccoides isolate Atlit2015 ecotype Zavitan chromosome 1B, WEW_v2.0, whole genome shotgun sequence:
- the LOC119348686 gene encoding CBL-interacting protein kinase 28-like isoform X2 — protein sequence MLFNVPILPFQISEFALVDFVRLVTAEERTVLTQRYEIGRQLGQGTFAKVYYARNLANGQPVAIKMIDKDKILKVGLVDQIKREISIMRIVRHPNVLQLFEVMATRSKIYFILEYAKGGELFNKLAKGKLSEEGARKYFHQLISAIDFCHSRGVYHRDLKPENLLVDEYETLRVSDFGLSALTKSKWRDGLLHTACGTPAYVAPEVLSRKGYNGARADVWSCGVILFVLVAGYLPFHERNLMELYRKIAKAEYRCPRYFSTELKELLNGILDPDPNTRMSIARIKRSPWYRKPVERTPLRKDKTYASEAAASGLACRNSSDGPASMNAFNIISLTPGFDLSGLFDERYSQREARFASKEPPAAVFVKLEELAQRIKLKVIKKDNGAMKLAAPREGKKGTLEFDAEIYELASSFLLVELKKTNGDTMEYQKLLKEDIRPSLKDIVWSWHGDVPQQAQRPQDPQWPPPQQAQQPQNRQWPPPLPPQRLEHLAANAPLPQ from the exons ATGCTGTTTAATGTCCCAATTTTACCATTTCAGATCTCAGAGTTTGCCCTG GTAGATTTTGTCAGGCTGGTGACGGCTGAAG AGAGGACTGTTTTGACCCAGCGTTATGAAATCGGGAGGCAATTAGGACAAGGCACCTTTGCAAAGGTATACTATGCTCGCAATCTAGCAAATGGTCAGCCTGTTGCCATAAAAATGATCGATAAGGACAAGATCTTGAAGGTTGGTCTCGTGGATCAGATAAAGAGGGAGATCTCGATAATGAGGATCGTGAGGCATCCGAATGTTCTGCAGCTTTTTGAGGTAATGGCTACCAGGAGCAAGATTTATTTCATTCTGGAGTATGCTAAAGGCGGTGAGCTTTTCAACAAATTAGCCAAGGGGAAGCTTAGTGAGGAGGGGGCAAGGAAATATTTTCACCAGTTGATCTCTGCTATAGATTTTTGCCACAGTAGAGGTGTTTATCATCGTGACTTGAAGCCTGAAAACCTGCTAGTGGATGAGTATGAGACCCTTAGGGTCTCTGATTTTGGTTTAAGTGCGCTAACCAAGTCAAAGTGGCGAGATGGTCTGCTCCACACCGCATGTGGAACTCCGGCTTATGTTGCTCCGGAAGTGCTCAGCAGGAAAGGCTACAACGGTGCAAGGGCAGATGTATGGTCTTGTGGAGTGATTCTGTTTGTTCTTGTTGCCGGTTATCTTCCTTTCCATGAAAGAAACCTTATGGAGTTGTATAGAAAGATTGCCAAGGCTGAGTACAGATGCCCTCGCTATTTTTCCACTGAGCTGAAAGAGCTCCTTAATGGGATCCTTGATCCAGATCCTAATACTAGAATGTCCATCGCAAGGATAAAGAGAAGCCCATGGTATAGGAAGCCGGTTGAGAGAACACCACTGAGAAAAGACAAGACCTATGCGAGCGAAGCTGCTGCGTCTGGCCTTGCATGTCGCAACAGTTCCGACGGACCGGCGAGCATGAATGCATTTAATATCATTTCCCTCACTCCTGGGTTCGATCTATCTGGTTTGTTCGATGAAAGATATAGCCAAAGGGAGGCCCGGTTTGCTTCCAAAGAGCCGCCAGCAGCTGTATTTGTGAAGCTGGAGGAACTTGCCCAACGCATCAAGCTTAAAGTTATAAAGAAAGACAATGGAGCGATGAAATTGGCCGCGCCGAGGGAAGGAAAGAAGGGTACTCTTGAGTTTGATGCAGAAATATATGAGCTCGCGTCGTCTTTTCTCTTAGTCGAGTTGAAGAAGACCAATGGTGACACCATGGAGTACCAGAAACTGTTGAAAGAAGACATTAGGCCATCACTCAAGGACATTGTTTGGTCATGGCATGGCGATGTTCCGCAGCAGGCACAGCGACCTCAGGATCCACAGTGGCCACCTCCGCAGCAGGCACAGCAACCTCAGAATCGACAGTGGCCGCCGCCGCTCCCACCACAGCGGTTAGAACATTTAGCTGCAAATGCTCCACTGCCACAATAA
- the LOC119348686 gene encoding CBL-interacting protein kinase 28-like isoform X1, whose protein sequence is MEERTVLTQRYEIGRQLGQGTFAKVYYARNLANGQPVAIKMIDKDKILKVGLVDQIKREISIMRIVRHPNVLQLFEVMATRSKIYFILEYAKGGELFNKLAKGKLSEEGARKYFHQLISAIDFCHSRGVYHRDLKPENLLVDEYETLRVSDFGLSALTKSKWRDGLLHTACGTPAYVAPEVLSRKGYNGARADVWSCGVILFVLVAGYLPFHERNLMELYRKIAKAEYRCPRYFSTELKELLNGILDPDPNTRMSIARIKRSPWYRKPVERTPLRKDKTYASEAAASGLACRNSSDGPASMNAFNIISLTPGFDLSGLFDERYSQREARFASKEPPAAVFVKLEELAQRIKLKVIKKDNGAMKLAAPREGKKGTLEFDAEIYELASSFLLVELKKTNGDTMEYQKLLKEDIRPSLKDIVWSWHGDVPQQAQRPQDPQWPPPQQAQQPQNRQWPPPLPPQRLEHLAANAPLPQ, encoded by the coding sequence ATGGAAGAGAGGACTGTTTTGACCCAGCGTTATGAAATCGGGAGGCAATTAGGACAAGGCACCTTTGCAAAGGTATACTATGCTCGCAATCTAGCAAATGGTCAGCCTGTTGCCATAAAAATGATCGATAAGGACAAGATCTTGAAGGTTGGTCTCGTGGATCAGATAAAGAGGGAGATCTCGATAATGAGGATCGTGAGGCATCCGAATGTTCTGCAGCTTTTTGAGGTAATGGCTACCAGGAGCAAGATTTATTTCATTCTGGAGTATGCTAAAGGCGGTGAGCTTTTCAACAAATTAGCCAAGGGGAAGCTTAGTGAGGAGGGGGCAAGGAAATATTTTCACCAGTTGATCTCTGCTATAGATTTTTGCCACAGTAGAGGTGTTTATCATCGTGACTTGAAGCCTGAAAACCTGCTAGTGGATGAGTATGAGACCCTTAGGGTCTCTGATTTTGGTTTAAGTGCGCTAACCAAGTCAAAGTGGCGAGATGGTCTGCTCCACACCGCATGTGGAACTCCGGCTTATGTTGCTCCGGAAGTGCTCAGCAGGAAAGGCTACAACGGTGCAAGGGCAGATGTATGGTCTTGTGGAGTGATTCTGTTTGTTCTTGTTGCCGGTTATCTTCCTTTCCATGAAAGAAACCTTATGGAGTTGTATAGAAAGATTGCCAAGGCTGAGTACAGATGCCCTCGCTATTTTTCCACTGAGCTGAAAGAGCTCCTTAATGGGATCCTTGATCCAGATCCTAATACTAGAATGTCCATCGCAAGGATAAAGAGAAGCCCATGGTATAGGAAGCCGGTTGAGAGAACACCACTGAGAAAAGACAAGACCTATGCGAGCGAAGCTGCTGCGTCTGGCCTTGCATGTCGCAACAGTTCCGACGGACCGGCGAGCATGAATGCATTTAATATCATTTCCCTCACTCCTGGGTTCGATCTATCTGGTTTGTTCGATGAAAGATATAGCCAAAGGGAGGCCCGGTTTGCTTCCAAAGAGCCGCCAGCAGCTGTATTTGTGAAGCTGGAGGAACTTGCCCAACGCATCAAGCTTAAAGTTATAAAGAAAGACAATGGAGCGATGAAATTGGCCGCGCCGAGGGAAGGAAAGAAGGGTACTCTTGAGTTTGATGCAGAAATATATGAGCTCGCGTCGTCTTTTCTCTTAGTCGAGTTGAAGAAGACCAATGGTGACACCATGGAGTACCAGAAACTGTTGAAAGAAGACATTAGGCCATCACTCAAGGACATTGTTTGGTCATGGCATGGCGATGTTCCGCAGCAGGCACAGCGACCTCAGGATCCACAGTGGCCACCTCCGCAGCAGGCACAGCAACCTCAGAATCGACAGTGGCCGCCGCCGCTCCCACCACAGCGGTTAGAACATTTAGCTGCAAATGCTCCACTGCCACAATAA